The following coding sequences lie in one Chanos chanos chromosome 4, fChaCha1.1, whole genome shotgun sequence genomic window:
- the sfxn5a gene encoding sideroflexin-5a isoform X3 — MSDCAEYPNFKLGESRFDQGSFYGRLRHFLDVIDPRTLFVSERRLKECIALLEHFKNGTLPPGITNAQLWEAQKVKQAIIHPDTGEKIPMPFRMSGYVPFGTPVVIGLLLPNQTLASTIFWQWLNQSHNACVNYCNRNATKPTPVSTFVQGYMGAVSSAVTIAIAVSRLEPEIAAATKCPVVTYNKGL, encoded by the exons GGTTCCTTTTATGGCAGGTTGAGACACTTTTTGGATGTGATTGACCCCCGCACACTCTTCGTGTCTGAG CGCCGTCTGAAGGAGTGTATCGCACTCTTGGagcattttaaaaatggcaCCTTACCTCCAGGCATAACCAACGCACAG cTTTGGGAAGCTCAGAAAGTGAAacag GCCATCATTCATCCTGACACAGGAGAGAAGATCCCCATGCCCTTTCGCATGTCAG GTTATGTGCCCTTTGGTACACCAGTG GTGATAGGCCTTCTGCTTCCCAATCAGACCCTGGCCTCCACTATCTTCTGGCAG tggtTGAACCAGAGTCACAATGCATGTGTTAACTACTGCAATCGTAATGCCACCAAG CCCACACCAGTGTCAACGTTTGTGCAGGGTTACATGGGAGCAGTCAGCAGTGCAGTAACCATAGCA atCGCCGTGTCTCGCCTTGAGCCTGAGATTGCCGCGGCAACAAAGTGCCCGGTTGTCACCTACAACAAGGGTCTATGA
- the sfxn5a gene encoding sideroflexin-5a isoform X1, with product MSDCAEYPNFKLGESRFDQGSFYGRLRHFLDVIDPRTLFVSERRLKECIALLEHFKNGTLPPGITNAQLWEAQKVKQAIIHPDTGEKIPMPFRMSGYVPFGTPVVIGLLLPNQTLASTIFWQWLNQSHNACVNYCNRNATKPTPVSTFVQGYMGAVSSAVTIAVGLNILIQRAERFSPATRVLIQRFVPFPAVATANVCNVLLMRHSELAEGISVLDDSGNVVGTSRLAARHALLETAVTRVVLPMPILVLPPMVMALLERLPVFPKRRHLVLPVHSLVCLSAFSLALPLAISLFPQNSQIAVSRLEPEIAAATKCPVVTYNKGL from the exons GGTTCCTTTTATGGCAGGTTGAGACACTTTTTGGATGTGATTGACCCCCGCACACTCTTCGTGTCTGAG CGCCGTCTGAAGGAGTGTATCGCACTCTTGGagcattttaaaaatggcaCCTTACCTCCAGGCATAACCAACGCACAG cTTTGGGAAGCTCAGAAAGTGAAacag GCCATCATTCATCCTGACACAGGAGAGAAGATCCCCATGCCCTTTCGCATGTCAG GTTATGTGCCCTTTGGTACACCAGTG GTGATAGGCCTTCTGCTTCCCAATCAGACCCTGGCCTCCACTATCTTCTGGCAG tggtTGAACCAGAGTCACAATGCATGTGTTAACTACTGCAATCGTAATGCCACCAAG CCCACACCAGTGTCAACGTTTGTGCAGGGTTACATGGGAGCAGTCAGCAGTGCAGTAACCATAGCA gtaggACTCAATATTCTGATTCAGAGAGCTGAGCGTTTCAGTCCAGCCACACGGGTTTTGATCCAAAGATTCGTCCCTTTCCCCGCCGTAG CCACTGCCAACGTATGTAACGTGTTGCTGATGCGCCACAGTGAGCTGGCAGAGGGCATCAGCGTGCTGGACGACAGTGGGAATGTGGTTGGCACATCTAGACTGGCTGCCAGGCAT GCGCTTTTGGAGACAGCTGTGACACGTGTGGTCCTGCCTATGCCTATCCTGGTTCTGCCGCCCATGGTGATGGCCCTGCtggagag aCTTCCTGTGTTCCCGAAACGCAGGCATCTCGTGCTGCCGGTACACagtctggtttgtttgtctgcctTCAGTCTAGCCTTGCCACTTGCCATTAGCCTGTTCCCTCAGAACagtcag atCGCCGTGTCTCGCCTTGAGCCTGAGATTGCCGCGGCAACAAAGTGCCCGGTTGTCACCTACAACAAGGGTCTATGA
- the sfxn5a gene encoding sideroflexin-5a isoform X2, with the protein MSDCAEYPNFKLGESRFDQRRLKECIALLEHFKNGTLPPGITNAQLWEAQKVKQAIIHPDTGEKIPMPFRMSGYVPFGTPVVIGLLLPNQTLASTIFWQWLNQSHNACVNYCNRNATKPTPVSTFVQGYMGAVSSAVTIAVGLNILIQRAERFSPATRVLIQRFVPFPAVATANVCNVLLMRHSELAEGISVLDDSGNVVGTSRLAARHALLETAVTRVVLPMPILVLPPMVMALLERLPVFPKRRHLVLPVHSLVCLSAFSLALPLAISLFPQNSQIAVSRLEPEIAAATKCPVVTYNKGL; encoded by the exons CGCCGTCTGAAGGAGTGTATCGCACTCTTGGagcattttaaaaatggcaCCTTACCTCCAGGCATAACCAACGCACAG cTTTGGGAAGCTCAGAAAGTGAAacag GCCATCATTCATCCTGACACAGGAGAGAAGATCCCCATGCCCTTTCGCATGTCAG GTTATGTGCCCTTTGGTACACCAGTG GTGATAGGCCTTCTGCTTCCCAATCAGACCCTGGCCTCCACTATCTTCTGGCAG tggtTGAACCAGAGTCACAATGCATGTGTTAACTACTGCAATCGTAATGCCACCAAG CCCACACCAGTGTCAACGTTTGTGCAGGGTTACATGGGAGCAGTCAGCAGTGCAGTAACCATAGCA gtaggACTCAATATTCTGATTCAGAGAGCTGAGCGTTTCAGTCCAGCCACACGGGTTTTGATCCAAAGATTCGTCCCTTTCCCCGCCGTAG CCACTGCCAACGTATGTAACGTGTTGCTGATGCGCCACAGTGAGCTGGCAGAGGGCATCAGCGTGCTGGACGACAGTGGGAATGTGGTTGGCACATCTAGACTGGCTGCCAGGCAT GCGCTTTTGGAGACAGCTGTGACACGTGTGGTCCTGCCTATGCCTATCCTGGTTCTGCCGCCCATGGTGATGGCCCTGCtggagag aCTTCCTGTGTTCCCGAAACGCAGGCATCTCGTGCTGCCGGTACACagtctggtttgtttgtctgcctTCAGTCTAGCCTTGCCACTTGCCATTAGCCTGTTCCCTCAGAACagtcag atCGCCGTGTCTCGCCTTGAGCCTGAGATTGCCGCGGCAACAAAGTGCCCGGTTGTCACCTACAACAAGGGTCTATGA